The Arachis hypogaea cultivar Tifrunner chromosome 14, arahy.Tifrunner.gnm2.J5K5, whole genome shotgun sequence DNA window CTTCCCCcaattaataaaatcaaatcaactcACAATTGTATAATAACTTATTAAAACCCCTTGCCCCTTCCCTCTAAGCCTTCCTCCCTAACGGCAATCGTCGGCAAGGAGCAGGTCCTTaaatctttctatttttcatggcaAATGAAGTTAGTAGATAATTTGAATAGTagcaattataatttaatttagttggtattattattattgtgattaGAGTTTTCTTATTGGATGCATAGAAATTTGAttaaatgaataagtgtgagagagAATCAGTGCTGGCATTTCCTTTTCAGCTGTCGCTTTCTCTTACCACCCTcgtttgttttcttgttttgagtaCTTAACTCGCTCCATTATATACGATATACCGCTaccactcttcttcttcttcttcttcttcttcttcttcttcttcatgcaactaATCCTTAACTGCTTGTAGAGGTTTCTTGCAACTGCTTCTCAAGAACAGCGGAGGAACACACATATGAAAGGTCTAGTAAGTACGTTGCATCTatctattttactttttattgttttgatttttgaatcatctatctatctatctgtcTGCCGTGTATGTATGTGTTTATGGTTGAACAGTGACTATGTTCTAACTTTTAAGCTTTTGTCTTACTGTTATTACTCTCATAATTAGAAATCACGGCAATATCTCGCTGTAAAGATCATTGTTTTCTTCTAAGTGAAATCTGAGGGGAGACAAAAATTTATGAGATTGGTGACCATGCTAAGGTAGGTTAGTTGATATATCCTTTTCTTGTCTCTGAAACCAAGCCTAGATAGATGAAATCTTTGTAGTTAACATCAATTGCTTTACTGTTTTACACTGTTCTTCTAATGGTAGTTGCCATACTGGATGATTCACTATTCTAGACTTTCCTAGCTTACATTCATGTTGGTTCACATCAGTAATAaccttttgttttttctttttccctccttGCAATAATTATATCTTTGTGGAATAAGCTATTATAACATTTCAGAAGCAATTTTCTGGTTACCTGGCTTTTGAGAATTATGAAAGGGGGTGGCATGTTTAATAATAACAACTGCATTCTTGTTTCAAGCGGAAGATGAAatggaatattttattttactgtTGAAGATACTCTCTCTTTTCAAAAGTTGTGCAATGATTCAATACTATTTGTGAATTTGTCAATTTGGTAGTGTTTTCTCTGTTTTAGGGGACATATTGCCCCTTCTAGTTCCAGCATTCTAGTGAAGTTAAGAGTGCACATTAAAACTCTACTCTCCTTTTTTTATGGCTCTTTTCTTTTTAGGTTGCTGTGCTTTTGCTTGTAGGATTGAGCACTGCACTGAAAAGAAATGGAGAAGAATATAGTCTTGGGCCATGTGAGCAGAAAGCATGGAATAATGCTAGGCCTCATAGTGTTTCAATCTTGGAATTTGGGGCAGTTGGAGATGGGAAAACTTTGAACACAGTTGCATTCCAAAATGCTATATTCTATCTCAAGTCATTCACTGATAAGGGTGGTGCTCAACTATATGTTCCTTCTGGCGAATGGCTAACTGGAAGTTTAAACCTTATTAGCCACCTTAGCAGCACATTTGTACTGAACTTGACTCTATATATGTTGACTCCCTTCATTACTGTCAACTGTCAAGAGGTGCGTGGTTCAGGAAAAGTTTTCATATTCTTGGGAATCTTATATTGTAAGATCATTTTGATATAAGATTTTTTGTGTAAAATTCCTAAGAATGTAAAAACATTCTTCTAACCACACGTTCTGTCAGTATTTCTCTGACAAAGTTTCAACAGAAATAAATTGCCGAAAAATACTAAGAAATGATATTTGAGACTAAGCTTTATGTTATAATGCTAACTCTTAAGTAACTCTGGCACATGCCATTAATTGATAATGACTTGTAAAGAGAATTTCTTTTACTAGTGGAGCAGAAGTTGTTCTTTCAATGCATAatctgattttatttattttatattctagGAGGTTCAAGCTTTATAAGGAGGCAGCTAAAACAGTGATTTTGGTCATTGATGAGGAAGGTATGGAGTCACTCATATCAGAACTTGTGAAAGGTGTAAATGAGCCAAAGCTGCTTTGGTCTTTACATAAgaatatttttcttgttcttcaaattacaaattttgactttttcttttactgCAACTTTGATAATGTGTATCttgtatttttcaaataataaattttacttttttgttgACCAATATAATGAAAGTTTATGTATGTTGGATtggttaatttaaaattatataaaaaaaatttcattgctTAAATTAGTCATTCAAactatgatataaaattatatatcaattttgCAATGTTTAATTAGGAAGATTTATAAGCAAGTATAGTCATAAGTATTTTGATCCAACTTATAGTTATATTTTCGGCTATTGGCATACTTTTTAAGTATAGCCATATCTTCTTGTAATAATCAACAGTCACGCTTAAAAAAGTGTAGCTATATATTCCTCTATCGGCACACTTTTGAAGTGTAGCCAAAACTACCTCACTGGGCACACttccaaaagcgtggcgatatgtACACTTTTTGGCTAGTGACTATAGGTTAATACCTATGGCAATGCTTTTTAAGCGTGGGAAGAGATGAAAGCGTGCCCAAGAAAACCGTGCCAATAGATCcacaaaagcgtggcaatagagcaACCCGCACGCTTgcggatgtgaccctttcaaaagcgtgctaATAGCTCCAAAAGTATGGCAAAAAGCTATCAGCAcgcttttttttcactttttggcatgctttaaaagcgtggcagaaagcttattttcttgtagtaagATGTGGGGACTCCCAGACACTTTATGTTGAAACTTGTTTCTTTAACTGTTAGCATACTATGTCGTCAAGCTCTGCGACGACTGCCAGTTGCCAGAATGCATGTGGCTTTGTCTATTAGGCACATATGTAGAACATACATAGTTAGAAAAACCATATTCAGGCTTAGTCTCgggtaacgtcgggttgcggaTAGTCaaccgacgcgtgagctcatggcctgcataggaccaggcatgcatcatacttgaTTGCTACATTTCTCTGTGATTatgatttatctatatttcttGTATTCTGTGCTTGTTTACTATTCTGCTACATACTTGTGCTTGTACTTATTTGCATGACTTACTAGCATAACTGTGCAAACTCTTAGACTTAGGTTGTGGAAACCCTAGTTTCCTGCTTAGTACCCTGATGGGAACCTTAGGTTCTCACCCACTTACTTTTCCATGTTCTGCAGATGGGAACCAACGTGATCTTCTTTGAGTTCTCTGCATTAGGACAGGCTAGCAGCAACATCACGGGTATGATCGATAACTCTCTCCTTACTTCAGCATAGTGTTTTCTCAGCTATCAAGATATCCATGAGCAACATCAGTAATAGTAGCAATAGTAGTAGTGGTCTTTGTTCTTGCTCTGTATAGAGTTTTTGCGGGCTAGTTACTTTTGTAAATATCTATATACGTAAGCTAAAGGGGTCCCATACTAGGGTGTCTCTTATTAGTCGAGGCATATTAGTATAAATAATGGAGTCTGTAAATATTTACATGAATAAGCAACGACGTAACCTAGTATGAACTATGATGTACTAATCTTCAGATATATGTAGGATATTATTATGTTTTCTGTATTTTCTATGTTTCATGTTGATATTATCTGTTTAAATATTACCTATTCTGTTATATCTATCAAACGCGGTCTCGACTAGCGTTATAGGCTcatacatatatatttaatataaggtTTGGTGTCCTTAAGGAAAGTTGTGAAGTAGCGCCTAGTGGCTAGCATTGGTCATGACGTGCTAGAAGTTAGCTCGTTATATTGGAAGCAATGCAACTACACTAAAGGGAGCATTCTACCaggatgaaaataaaatagagagaGACTTGAATCTGGTTTTCTCATAGCTTTCAAGCTATCATATTTCTTCTCATTCATGAGGTTACattgaatatcttgctttttttagtttatatttctttgatttctcatgGTAAAAGATAATGTGTGAGGTATATGAAAAAGCCATTATTATGTCAAAATTCTTTTGATGTATTTCTATTTTGTAATCATGAGCCTGAGAAGTTTTCCTTGCTAAGTTGGGGTGAGTACTTAGTGTTGAAAGTCTAGAGATTGAACCTTGCCGAAACAAGCTTGATTAGAAGCTTGGGTCATCCCGGATAGGATTAAGAAGAATCCCAGGAAATTGGTGTTTGTATCCTTtgaaaaagatagtg harbors:
- the LOC112742024 gene encoding probable polygalacturonase isoform X1, whose protein sequence is MKGLVAVLLLVGLSTALKRNGEEYSLGPCEQKAWNNARPHSVSILEFGAVGDGKTLNTVAFQNAIFYLKSFTDKGGAQLYVPSGEWLTGSLNLISHLSSTFVLNLTLYMLTPFITVNCQEEVQAL
- the LOC112742024 gene encoding probable polygalacturonase isoform X2 → MKGLVAVLLLVGLSTALKRNGEEYSLGPCEQKAWNNARPHSVSILEFGAVGDGKTLNTVAFQNAIFYLKSFTDKGGAQLYVPSGEWLTGSLNLISHLSSTFEVQAL